In a single window of the Flavobacterium sp. W4I14 genome:
- a CDS encoding ATP-dependent RNA helicase RhlE (product_source=KO:K11927; cath_funfam=3.40.50.300; cog=COG0513; ko=KO:K11927; pfam=PF00270; smart=SM00487; superfamily=52540), protein MSLDKLKLSKPLVAAMTDAGFLTPKEIQARTMSRILGGQDVIAVGPEGSGKTTTYVLATLMKLKYAFEEAPRALILVPDAEHVDHVLEQFKLLNRNNTFRILGIDSRGAVDTQMNEITDGVDIIVAVPDRARALYLKLALNTNKIQLFIVDNAELIVKKGLQLPVVELANSAYKSQHIVFTEVMHEKLNHMISPFMKDSTTTIEVDEIGEKQAEVYQQMLYQVPNFRTKLNLLTLLLNDTEVFDKVVVFVNTRLTAQTVYKNFNQHKEGEISIYRSLFFDDKGYDDIEDFKNNPDARVLIVANENLGELNIEGIPFILHFELPEQKETLIQRIVKHGDEDVVAITFSTDIELIEVKKIEQAIGQKLEIMELPEDLKVVDAAAKPKKKKTEDDEDTDRGAAFHEKKASNLKNYNYSAGTKAKMTYKNKKGLS, encoded by the coding sequence GTGTCTTTAGATAAATTAAAACTTAGCAAACCACTTGTAGCGGCCATGACTGATGCAGGATTTTTAACTCCAAAAGAAATCCAAGCCAGAACAATGTCGCGCATTTTAGGTGGACAAGATGTTATAGCGGTGGGACCGGAGGGTTCGGGAAAAACAACAACTTATGTTTTAGCTACTTTAATGAAGTTGAAGTACGCTTTTGAGGAAGCACCAAGGGCTTTAATTTTAGTGCCAGATGCAGAACATGTTGATCATGTTTTGGAGCAATTTAAATTATTGAACCGTAACAATACCTTCAGGATTTTGGGAATTGATAGCCGTGGTGCAGTCGATACGCAGATGAATGAAATAACAGATGGTGTTGATATTATCGTTGCCGTACCCGATCGGGCTCGTGCTTTATATTTAAAACTGGCACTAAATACCAATAAAATACAATTGTTTATTGTGGATAATGCAGAGCTTATTGTTAAAAAAGGCCTCCAGTTGCCAGTTGTAGAGCTAGCGAACAGCGCCTATAAATCTCAGCATATAGTGTTTACGGAGGTAATGCATGAGAAATTGAACCATATGATTTCGCCTTTCATGAAAGATTCTACCACAACAATTGAGGTAGATGAAATAGGTGAAAAGCAGGCAGAAGTTTATCAACAGATGCTTTATCAGGTACCTAATTTCAGAACAAAGCTTAATCTGTTAACCTTATTATTAAATGATACTGAGGTTTTTGATAAAGTTGTGGTTTTTGTAAATACGCGTTTAACTGCACAAACAGTTTATAAAAACTTTAATCAGCATAAAGAAGGTGAGATCAGTATCTATCGTTCACTGTTTTTTGATGATAAGGGCTATGACGATATTGAAGACTTTAAAAATAACCCAGATGCAAGAGTTTTAATTGTTGCTAATGAGAATTTAGGCGAACTTAATATTGAGGGAATTCCTTTTATCCTGCACTTTGAATTGCCAGAGCAGAAAGAAACGTTAATTCAGCGTATTGTTAAACATGGTGATGAAGATGTTGTAGCAATTACTTTTTCTACCGATATCGAATTGATTGAAGTGAAAAAAATTGAACAGGCCATTGGGCAGAAACTCGAAATAATGGAATTGCCCGAAGATTTGAAAGTTGTTGATGCAGCTGCTAAACCAAAGAAAAAGAAAACTGAAGATGATGAGGATACTGACCGAGGTGCAGCTTTTCACGAGAAAAAGGCCAGTAACTTGAAAAATTACAACTATAGCGCAGGTACAAAAGCTAAAATGACTTATAAGAATAAAAAAGGATTGTCTTAA
- a CDS encoding uncharacterized protein YbcV (DUF1398 family) (product_source=COG5562; cath_funfam=3.30.1810.10; cog=COG5562; pfam=PF07166; superfamily=160419) — protein MFTIEDIRAAESKIKTGADFPKFIKEIKEMGVKRNDVYVSNGLSIYFDDEDNVEQISPDEYPTLIINDEPSAGKLTHALKIHQQGETDYFTFCKQAADAGVEKWVTDLEEMTCTYLDAEGNELVKETIPTV, from the coding sequence ATGTTCACCATCGAAGACATCCGGGCAGCAGAATCAAAAATTAAAACTGGTGCAGATTTTCCTAAGTTTATTAAAGAAATTAAGGAAATGGGTGTTAAGCGAAACGATGTCTATGTATCCAATGGCCTGTCGATTTATTTTGATGATGAAGATAATGTAGAACAGATCAGTCCTGATGAATATCCGACTTTGATTATAAATGATGAACCATCTGCTGGTAAGTTAACCCATGCTTTGAAAATACATCAACAGGGAGAAACCGATTATTTTACCTTTTGCAAGCAAGCTGCTGATGCGGGTGTAGAGAAATGGGTAACCGATCTGGAAGAAATGACCTGTACTTATTTAGATGCTGAAGGTAATGAATTGGTAAAGGAAACAATACCAACAGTATAA
- a CDS encoding aldose 1-epimerase (product_source=KO:K01785; cath_funfam=2.70.98.10; cog=COG2017; ko=KO:K01785; pfam=PF01263; superfamily=74650), translated as MSVQQIPTGKIIDGEEVIAIELTNSKGTYVKIFNYGAIINKFAVKNAKGEKQDIVLGFDTFEEYLDPAYLANGAYLGAVVGRYANRIKNGRFTIDEETYQLAQNAGTDTLHGGIVGFDKKVWEVIELGEGPQSSVTLQYESVDGEENFPGNLIVDLTFELTENDELILSYEAETDQATAINLTHHGYFNLAPDGGNIKHHKQQIFASNYLEQDDNYSVTGKLIPVEGTPLDFTKSKEIGQDWDEKEGYDQTFVLDKIYGDLSLASKTIEEESGLVLSVYTTEPVAHLYTAKYLDVKNGKGGKDYGSYGAFCVETQHHPNAVNIPSFPSTILRPEDLYTQTTIYKVSLIK; from the coding sequence ATGAGCGTTCAGCAAATACCTACCGGAAAAATTATTGATGGCGAAGAAGTTATCGCAATCGAACTAACCAACAGCAAAGGCACTTATGTGAAAATATTCAATTATGGTGCGATTATTAACAAATTTGCAGTTAAAAATGCTAAAGGCGAAAAGCAGGATATCGTTCTTGGTTTCGATACTTTTGAAGAATATCTTGATCCGGCTTATCTGGCAAATGGAGCCTATTTAGGTGCTGTTGTTGGCCGTTATGCAAACCGCATTAAAAATGGCAGGTTCACCATTGATGAAGAAACGTATCAATTGGCACAAAATGCAGGTACCGATACTTTACATGGTGGTATTGTAGGATTTGATAAAAAAGTTTGGGAGGTTATTGAGCTAGGTGAAGGACCACAATCGTCGGTTACGTTACAATATGAAAGTGTAGATGGCGAAGAAAATTTCCCAGGAAACCTGATCGTTGATTTAACTTTCGAGCTTACCGAAAATGATGAATTGATTTTAAGTTATGAAGCAGAAACTGATCAGGCTACTGCAATTAATTTAACACACCATGGCTATTTTAATCTTGCTCCTGATGGCGGCAATATTAAACACCATAAACAGCAGATTTTTGCCTCTAACTACTTAGAGCAGGATGATAATTATTCGGTAACCGGTAAATTAATTCCTGTTGAGGGTACGCCATTGGATTTTACCAAATCTAAAGAAATAGGGCAGGATTGGGACGAGAAAGAAGGATATGACCAAACTTTCGTTCTGGATAAAATCTACGGTGATTTATCGTTAGCAAGTAAAACAATTGAAGAGGAAAGTGGTTTAGTTTTAAGCGTATATACCACAGAGCCGGTAGCACATCTTTATACCGCAAAATATTTAGATGTTAAGAATGGTAAAGGTGGAAAGGATTATGGAAGTTATGGGGCATTTTGTGTAGAAACTCAACATCATCCAAATGCAGTTAATATTCCAAGCTTCCCGAGCACTATTTTGAGACCAGAGGATCTGTATACGCAAACAACGATTTACAAAGTTTCACTAATCAAATAA
- a CDS encoding 23S rRNA (guanosine2251-2'-O)-methyltransferase (product_source=KO:K03218; cath_funfam=3.40.1280.10; cog=COG0566; ko=KO:K03218; pfam=PF00588; superfamily=75217), which produces MLMRKLKLDELNRPDIEAFKAQEKLPVVVVLDNVRSMHNVGSIFRTADGFALEKVILCGITAQPPHREIEKTALGATQSVDWIHYTDTSQAVDALRALGYEIIAIEQAENSTMLNTFQPDQDKKYALIFGNEVDGVSDEVMAKIDECIEIPQFGTKHSFNIVISAGIVFWDFFAKLRL; this is translated from the coding sequence ATGTTAATGAGAAAATTAAAATTAGACGAGCTTAATCGTCCGGATATTGAAGCGTTTAAAGCACAGGAAAAATTACCTGTTGTGGTGGTGTTGGATAATGTGCGCAGTATGCACAATGTAGGTTCGATATTCCGCACAGCCGACGGATTTGCATTGGAAAAAGTTATCCTTTGTGGCATAACAGCTCAACCGCCACACCGCGAAATTGAGAAAACAGCGTTAGGTGCTACACAATCTGTAGATTGGATTCATTATACCGATACCTCACAGGCCGTTGATGCCTTAAGAGCTCTTGGTTATGAGATCATTGCAATAGAACAAGCCGAAAACAGTACCATGCTGAACACTTTCCAACCCGATCAGGATAAAAAGTATGCACTGATTTTTGGAAACGAGGTTGATGGTGTGAGCGATGAAGTGATGGCAAAAATTGATGAATGCATCGAAATCCCGCAATTTGGAACCAAACATTCTTTTAACATCGTGATCTCTGCCGGTATTGTTTTTTGGGATTTCTTCGCTAAATTGAGGCTGTAA
- a CDS encoding OOP family OmpA-OmpF porin (product_source=KO:K03286; cath_funfam=3.30.1330.60; cleavage_site_network=SignalP-noTM; cog=COG2885,COG3637; ko=KO:K03286; pfam=PF00691,PF13505; superfamily=103088,56925), with amino-acid sequence MNTRITKSTMLIALLGLSSQLFAQETPTSTTTGSRFGEKSFRTWSVGVHGGILSPNTIFGSGSVTAKEFKSIGYGVNVRKQILPSLGLQADFLRGDIKSTNGTTDFQQSVEWSGALTAVFNVANININQENAVLIPYLKGGAGYMSSDYSTSGAVVSESNNREGWFIPVGAGVKLGVAKGINIDLGYDVNFIKSPESLPKSRFAYAHAGVEFALGSKDKPQLQNYSSLANLRKESAEESAELRRALSTAEQNAQRDREQYAKDLGDDDNDGVANKFDKCPGTASGTVVDGSGCPIKVQREIIKETKVITEADRKVVRDAISNLEFDLGKSTIRSKSYATLNRVAGLLVEKNFSLKLAGHTDNTGGRELNLRLSKDRAESVKAYLVSQGANASRIEATGYGPDQPIATNKTAAGRQQNRRVEFTLY; translated from the coding sequence ATGAATACAAGAATTACTAAATCAACAATGTTGATTGCTTTATTAGGTTTATCATCACAATTATTTGCACAGGAAACGCCAACCAGCACTACAACAGGTTCTAGGTTTGGAGAAAAATCTTTTCGTACCTGGAGCGTAGGTGTACATGGAGGCATACTTTCTCCTAACACTATTTTCGGTTCGGGAAGTGTTACAGCAAAAGAATTTAAAAGTATCGGTTACGGAGTAAATGTTAGAAAGCAAATTTTACCGTCTTTAGGTTTGCAGGCTGATTTTCTAAGAGGCGATATTAAATCGACAAACGGAACTACTGATTTTCAACAAAGCGTTGAATGGTCTGGCGCATTAACCGCTGTTTTTAACGTTGCCAATATCAACATTAATCAAGAAAATGCAGTTTTAATCCCCTATTTAAAAGGTGGTGCTGGTTATATGTCGTCTGATTACAGTACGAGTGGTGCAGTAGTAAGCGAAAGCAATAACAGAGAAGGTTGGTTTATCCCTGTAGGCGCCGGTGTTAAACTGGGTGTTGCAAAAGGAATCAATATTGATTTAGGTTACGATGTTAATTTTATTAAATCTCCAGAATCTTTACCTAAAAGCAGATTCGCTTATGCACATGCTGGTGTAGAGTTTGCGTTGGGTAGCAAAGACAAACCTCAGTTACAAAACTACAGTTCGTTAGCAAACTTACGTAAAGAAAGTGCTGAAGAAAGTGCTGAATTAAGAAGGGCATTATCAACCGCTGAGCAAAATGCACAACGCGATAGAGAGCAATATGCCAAAGATTTGGGCGATGATGATAATGATGGTGTAGCAAACAAATTCGACAAATGTCCAGGTACTGCATCAGGTACTGTTGTTGATGGTTCTGGTTGCCCTATCAAAGTTCAACGCGAAATCATTAAAGAAACCAAAGTAATTACTGAGGCCGATCGTAAAGTGGTTAGAGATGCGATTTCTAACTTAGAGTTCGATTTAGGTAAATCAACCATCCGTTCTAAATCGTATGCTACTTTAAACCGTGTTGCTGGCTTATTGGTAGAGAAAAACTTTAGCTTAAAATTAGCAGGTCATACTGATAATACTGGTGGTAGAGAATTAAACTTACGTTTATCTAAAGACAGAGCAGAATCGGTAAAAGCTTATTTAGTATCTCAAGGTGCAAATGCATCAAGAATTGAAGCTACAGGTTACGGACCTGATCAACCAATTGCAACGAACAAAACTGCAGCTGGCCGTCAACAAAACCGTCGTGTAGAGTTTACTTTATACTAA
- a CDS encoding muramoyltetrapeptide carboxypeptidase (product_source=KO:K01297; cath_funfam=3.40.50.10740; cog=COG1619; ko=KO:K01297; pfam=PF02016,PF17676; superfamily=52317) — protein MNRKHFLSSFIATATVLPAFKTLANTVENESSSFKIPPYLKPGDTIGITSPAGYITQEQIQPSVLQMQSWGFNIKVGDTVGKRDFTYGGTDEERLADFQQMLDDPTIKAIMCARGGYGFVRIIDKLDFSLFKRNPKWIIGFSDITVLHCHLAKNYGIASIHSQMCNSFPDDWSKAEPIQIETILSVKNALIGEQMGYTAPPNMNNRQGKVDGILVGGNLSIIETLAGSDSDLDTKGKILFIEDTGEYLYSIDRMLWNLKRSGKLKNLKGLIVGGFKVKPDDVGEEFGKTIYDIVLEKVKEYNYPVAFDFPVGHQRNNFALKCGVNHTLIINETGSVLRTV, from the coding sequence ATGAACAGAAAACATTTCCTTTCTTCATTTATTGCGACTGCAACTGTACTTCCTGCTTTTAAAACACTCGCCAATACCGTCGAAAATGAAAGTTCATCATTTAAGATTCCCCCTTATTTAAAACCTGGTGATACCATCGGGATTACGAGTCCTGCGGGATATATTACACAAGAACAGATCCAGCCTTCAGTTTTACAGATGCAAAGCTGGGGTTTTAACATTAAGGTTGGCGACACCGTTGGCAAACGTGATTTTACCTATGGTGGAACAGATGAGGAGAGACTAGCTGATTTTCAGCAAATGCTCGATGATCCAACAATTAAAGCTATTATGTGTGCCCGCGGTGGTTATGGTTTTGTACGGATAATTGATAAATTAGATTTCTCTTTGTTTAAAAGAAATCCAAAATGGATTATTGGCTTTAGTGATATTACCGTTTTACATTGCCATTTGGCCAAAAATTATGGCATTGCCTCTATCCACTCCCAAATGTGCAATAGTTTTCCAGATGATTGGAGTAAAGCTGAACCTATACAGATTGAAACGATTTTATCTGTAAAAAATGCTTTAATTGGTGAGCAAATGGGTTACACCGCTCCTCCTAATATGAATAACCGACAAGGAAAAGTTGATGGCATTTTAGTGGGCGGAAACCTAAGTATTATTGAAACTTTAGCAGGCAGTGATTCTGATTTAGATACAAAAGGTAAAATCCTTTTTATTGAAGATACTGGCGAATACCTTTATAGTATTGATAGAATGCTGTGGAACCTAAAACGCAGTGGCAAACTGAAAAATCTAAAGGGATTAATCGTTGGTGGTTTTAAAGTTAAGCCTGATGATGTTGGCGAAGAATTCGGCAAAACCATTTATGATATTGTTTTGGAAAAAGTAAAGGAATACAATTACCCTGTAGCTTTCGATTTCCCTGTAGGGCACCAACGAAATAATTTTGCTTTAAAATGTGGTGTAAACCATACCTTAATTATAAACGAAACCGGCTCGGTATTACGAACGGTTTAA
- a CDS encoding galactokinase (product_source=KO:K00849; cath_funfam=3.30.230.10,3.30.70.890; cog=COG0153; ko=KO:K00849; pfam=PF00288,PF08544,PF10509; superfamily=54211,55060; tigrfam=TIGR00131), which produces MNINLEEKFAVQYHKKADAVYFTPGRVNLIGEHIDYNGGLVMPCAITLGTWVAIAPNNDHKFRFKSLNFDIQTEVTSNTTNDKDGSLWANYPIGVINEFIKDGKEINGMDFLFYGNIPIGSGLSSSASIEIATAYALNTYFNLGYDKLELVKIAKRVENDFIGLNSGIMDQFAVAFGEKNKAIVLDCETLKYKMVDVDLGKYVLAIINTNKPRELADSKYNERVAECQTALKLLNQKITLHYLCELTAEKFALHSHLITDETILNRATHVVKENDRVHLAAKALNGGNLEEFGRLMYGSHESLKTLYEVSGKELDTVVAFCTDYEHVIGARMTGAGFGGCAIALLEKGFEEDFAKHLTDYYVDKIGYPAAIYISEISNGPIRL; this is translated from the coding sequence ATGAACATTAACCTTGAGGAAAAATTTGCCGTGCAATACCATAAAAAAGCTGATGCCGTTTATTTTACTCCCGGGCGTGTTAACCTGATAGGCGAACACATTGATTATAATGGCGGTTTGGTTATGCCCTGTGCCATTACCCTGGGAACCTGGGTAGCCATTGCCCCAAATAATGATCATAAATTCAGGTTTAAAAGCTTAAACTTCGATATTCAAACTGAAGTAACAAGCAATACAACAAACGATAAAGACGGCAGCTTATGGGCCAATTATCCTATAGGTGTGATCAACGAATTTATTAAAGATGGAAAAGAAATTAATGGAATGGATTTTCTGTTTTATGGAAACATCCCAATCGGATCAGGACTCTCTTCTTCAGCTTCCATAGAAATTGCCACTGCTTATGCTTTAAATACCTATTTTAATCTTGGTTATGATAAACTGGAACTGGTTAAAATCGCCAAACGCGTTGAGAATGATTTTATAGGCTTAAATTCTGGTATTATGGACCAGTTCGCAGTTGCTTTTGGCGAAAAAAACAAAGCGATTGTTTTAGACTGTGAGACCCTAAAATACAAAATGGTTGATGTTGACCTGGGCAAATATGTTTTGGCCATCATCAATACCAATAAACCAAGAGAATTAGCAGATTCAAAATACAACGAACGTGTAGCAGAATGCCAAACCGCACTGAAATTGCTGAACCAGAAAATAACACTTCATTATCTTTGCGAATTAACTGCTGAGAAATTTGCATTACACAGCCATTTAATAACAGATGAAACTATTTTAAACCGTGCAACACATGTGGTTAAAGAAAATGATCGGGTTCATTTAGCGGCTAAAGCCTTAAACGGTGGAAACCTGGAAGAATTTGGCCGATTGATGTATGGCTCTCACGAATCGTTAAAAACATTATATGAAGTAAGCGGAAAAGAATTGGATACAGTAGTAGCTTTTTGCACAGATTATGAGCATGTTATAGGTGCCCGTATGACGGGGGCCGGATTCGGCGGATGTGCAATAGCTTTGTTAGAGAAAGGCTTTGAAGAAGACTTTGCAAAACATTTAACCGATTATTACGTAGATAAAATTGGCTATCCCGCTGCAATTTACATTAGCGAGATTAGCAATGGCCCAATTAGATTATAA
- a CDS encoding uridine phosphorylase (product_source=KO:K00757; cath_funfam=3.40.50.1580; cog=COG2820; ko=KO:K00757; pfam=PF01048; superfamily=53167), which yields MKISESDLIINPDGSIYHLNLLPGDIADTVITVGDPDRVGEVSKYFDKIEFKKGKREFITHTGYVGKKRVTVLSTGIGTDNIDIVFNELDALVNVDFETREIKKDLTSLNIIRVGTSGAVQPDIPMGTILASSYGLGMDALMNYYLQQLSGDEQILMHDIKAHFGHLKNINPYLTATSETLLNTIGKDMAKGITITAPGFYAPQGRIVRAKNAVPDFIGLINSFKSNQHRITNLEMETAGIYALAKVLGHNAISVNAILASRVNFEFSKEPNKIVAQAIKMVLERI from the coding sequence ATGAAAATATCCGAAAGCGACTTAATCATCAATCCTGATGGCAGCATATACCACCTAAACCTTTTACCTGGTGATATTGCTGATACTGTAATTACCGTCGGCGATCCTGACCGCGTTGGCGAGGTAAGCAAATATTTCGACAAAATAGAATTTAAAAAAGGTAAACGCGAATTTATTACCCATACCGGTTACGTAGGCAAAAAACGCGTCACTGTACTCTCAACTGGTATTGGTACAGATAACATTGATATTGTTTTTAATGAGTTAGATGCACTGGTTAATGTTGATTTTGAAACCCGTGAAATTAAAAAAGACCTTACTTCATTAAATATTATCAGAGTGGGTACCTCTGGTGCTGTTCAACCGGATATTCCGATGGGAACAATTTTAGCTTCTTCTTACGGCCTGGGGATGGATGCCTTAATGAATTATTACCTTCAACAATTATCTGGTGATGAACAGATTTTAATGCATGATATCAAAGCACACTTTGGGCATCTTAAAAATATCAATCCTTATTTAACGGCAACGAGTGAAACACTATTGAATACGATTGGAAAAGACATGGCGAAAGGCATAACCATTACGGCGCCTGGCTTTTATGCTCCACAAGGTAGAATTGTACGCGCTAAAAATGCGGTTCCCGATTTTATCGGCTTGATTAACAGCTTTAAAAGCAATCAGCACCGCATTACCAATCTGGAAATGGAAACCGCAGGTATTTATGCACTAGCCAAAGTTTTGGGTCATAATGCAATTTCTGTAAATGCCATTTTAGCCAGCCGTGTAAATTTCGAATTTAGCAAAGAGCCAAACAAAATTGTAGCGCAAGCGATAAAAATGGTGCTTGAAAGAATTTAG
- a CDS encoding hypothetical protein (product_source=Hypo-rule applied; pfam=PF13376) — MENLLLKKLQIKPGYVVKVLDAPEQATAIFGDIPSGIVINYNNEVPFNVLITFTINKDKLNKQIQSNLKEIDAKTIIWVFYPKKTSKIKSDLDLMKSWEELNTFGLTPCASAAVDETWTALRLKFITEVKPSGLRNDHIKTNEFGEYIDPINKTVTLPEDLKTLLESHPKALDYFNQLAYSHRKEYVLWLLSAKQEKTRTNRLEKTLEMLLNNKKNPSNK; from the coding sequence ATGGAAAATTTATTATTAAAAAAACTTCAGATAAAACCTGGTTACGTGGTTAAGGTACTTGATGCTCCAGAACAAGCAACCGCTATATTTGGCGATATTCCTTCCGGTATTGTTATAAATTATAATAACGAAGTTCCATTTAATGTATTGATTACTTTCACTATAAACAAAGATAAGCTTAACAAACAAATTCAAAGTAATCTTAAAGAGATAGATGCAAAAACCATCATCTGGGTGTTTTATCCCAAGAAAACTTCAAAAATAAAATCAGATCTCGACCTGATGAAAAGCTGGGAAGAACTAAATACTTTCGGTTTAACCCCATGCGCATCAGCAGCGGTAGATGAAACCTGGACTGCCCTGCGTTTAAAATTCATTACTGAAGTAAAGCCATCAGGCTTGAGAAATGATCATATTAAAACCAACGAATTTGGTGAATATATAGATCCGATAAATAAAACCGTTACACTCCCTGAAGATTTAAAAACCCTTTTAGAAAGCCATCCTAAAGCATTAGATTACTTTAACCAACTCGCTTACTCCCACAGGAAAGAATACGTACTTTGGCTTTTATCTGCGAAACAGGAAAAGACGCGTACAAACAGGCTTGAAAAAACGCTGGAGATGTTACTGAACAATAAGAAAAATCCGTCAAACAAGTAG
- a CDS encoding outer membrane protein (product_source=KO:K12340; cath_funfam=1.20.1600.10; cog=COG1538; ko=KO:K12340; pfam=PF02321; superfamily=56954) yields MCRYIKYIVVLILLVAPYAIKAQDIPQVWDLKTAIEYAKEKNISINTLKLSSQTAAQNLIASKAAVLPNLSGNISQAITNYKSGLQNTSGFGLSSDMTLYNGSYLKNDIKAKELSLQTANLSVEAAKNDITISITQAYLNILLARENITYLKDLLNTSEAQVKQSEQQYKFGTIAKKDLLQLQATYANDKYTLVTAQSTLQQNILTLKQLLQLPTTTPFEVSTTDTVAVAPALNNLASAQDQALRTRPEIKSGELNIQLQTTELAKAKSTLRPTLSLGGSLNTGYNNNNIGGYGYQLNNSFYQNLGLTLSIPIFDRKVTKTNVAKANIGIEQARLSLLDAKTTLTQNVERAYINVQNANSQYAAAQEQFNYTGEALRISNAALKEGTNNIVENLQQKNLFVQALQAFVQAKYTASLYTKIYNFYTGVPITN; encoded by the coding sequence ATGTGCAGATACATCAAATATATTGTCGTACTCATTTTGCTTGTAGCGCCTTATGCAATCAAAGCTCAGGACATCCCACAAGTTTGGGATCTAAAAACTGCTATCGAGTATGCCAAAGAAAAAAACATTAGCATCAATACCCTAAAGCTGAGTTCTCAAACGGCAGCGCAAAATTTAATCGCTTCAAAAGCAGCTGTACTCCCAAATTTATCTGGAAATATTTCCCAAGCCATCACCAATTATAAATCGGGTTTACAAAATACCAGTGGTTTTGGACTGAGTTCAGATATGACGTTGTACAATGGAAGTTATTTAAAAAATGACATCAAGGCTAAAGAACTCAGCTTACAGACAGCAAATCTGTCTGTTGAGGCGGCTAAAAACGATATTACCATCTCCATCACCCAGGCTTATCTGAATATTTTATTGGCCAGAGAAAACATCACCTATTTAAAAGATCTGTTAAACACCAGCGAGGCTCAGGTTAAACAATCAGAACAACAATATAAGTTTGGAACCATTGCTAAAAAAGATTTGCTGCAGTTACAGGCCACTTACGCCAATGATAAATATACGCTGGTTACTGCACAAAGTACTTTACAGCAAAATATTTTAACCTTAAAACAACTGCTGCAATTGCCTACGACTACTCCTTTTGAAGTAAGTACAACAGATACTGTTGCAGTAGCCCCAGCATTGAATAATTTAGCTTCGGCACAAGATCAGGCTTTGCGTACCCGTCCGGAAATTAAAAGTGGAGAATTAAATATACAGCTTCAAACCACCGAACTGGCCAAAGCAAAATCAACCTTACGCCCAACGCTGAGTTTAGGTGGATCGTTAAATACAGGTTATAACAACAATAATATCGGCGGTTACGGCTATCAGTTAAATAATAGTTTTTACCAAAACTTAGGTTTAACACTCTCCATTCCAATTTTTGATAGAAAAGTTACCAAAACAAATGTTGCCAAGGCTAATATTGGTATTGAGCAGGCCCGCTTATCCCTTTTAGATGCCAAAACAACATTGACCCAAAATGTAGAACGTGCCTACATTAACGTACAGAATGCAAACAGCCAGTATGCTGCAGCACAAGAGCAGTTTAACTATACTGGCGAGGCTTTACGCATTTCGAATGCAGCTTTAAAAGAAGGCACCAACAATATTGTAGAAAACCTGCAACAGAAAAATTTGTTTGTGCAGGCTTTACAGGCCTTTGTTCAGGCTAAATATACAGCAAGCCTTTATACCAAGATCTATAATTTTTACACAGGAGTTCCTATTACTAACTAA
- a CDS encoding hypothetical protein (product_source=Hypo-rule applied; transmembrane_helix_parts=Inside_1_12,TMhelix_13_35,Outside_36_61): protein MWCKPYLNYKRNRLGITNGLTSTIILYAIVTLNLFQGLYCKKDADHEVATRQLKTLFLLVK from the coding sequence ATGTGGTGTAAACCATACCTTAATTATAAACGAAACCGGCTCGGTATTACGAACGGTTTAACATCCACCATTATTCTATATGCGATCGTCACCCTGAATTTATTTCAGGGTCTTTATTGCAAGAAAGATGCTGACCATGAAGTAGCTACAAGACAATTGAAAACACTATTTCTACTTGTAAAATAA